The following are from one region of the Alicyclobacillus fastidiosus genome:
- a CDS encoding TOMM precursor leader peptide-binding protein, with amino-acid sequence MTSRVLVVGDGVLVAAVLKLLDFSKACEVIHESQVPSQAPVGVELALVLDDAWRPSVHALAENVFRAKGLPWLRGFVAFGHGFIGPLVRPTEAGCSFCADMRTLMADVDRREMWQFRMQLATGGGLDRDVWATRTGLLHMANALVAEVERILCDIDACRVVDHVICTNLSTFDTERHFILPNAACPVCGTLPDDSPEAAVIPLDASPKVNKNSFRSRSIQALASKLAHDYLDYGAGLLNGKVQDLITPFAAVSVNLPLLLGDEGTSGRAHSYEECEVTAILEGLERYCGLEPRGKQTVVCDTYANLKDCALDPRTVGLHDPRHYLRPDFPFQAFDDDLAMDWVWGYSLTSHRPILVPQRFAYYSLGGGDGVVYETSNGCALGGTLVEAIFHGILEIVERDAFLMTWYAKLPLPAIDLAGSPDIELQWMIERIRSTAGYDLHCFNATMENGIPTVFVIAKNRRASGLHLLCSAGAHLDPMRAIKGAIQETAGMLLRFDEKLEAERDTYLRMLHEPALVQQMGDHSMLYGLPEAEQRLGFLLEGERSVQTIEEAFHWGAVHSDLRDDLQDLLDAFERLQLDVIVVNQTSPELERNGLYCVKVIIPGMLPMTFGYHLTRLEHLDRVLTVPMTLGYTDKPLTRDQLNSHPHPFP; translated from the coding sequence ATGACGTCACGCGTCTTAGTCGTCGGAGATGGGGTGCTCGTTGCTGCTGTGCTCAAATTACTCGATTTCAGCAAGGCGTGTGAGGTGATCCACGAGTCGCAGGTGCCGTCGCAAGCTCCTGTGGGCGTAGAGTTGGCGCTTGTGCTTGACGATGCCTGGCGTCCGTCTGTGCATGCGCTGGCAGAGAATGTGTTTCGCGCGAAAGGGCTGCCTTGGCTCCGTGGATTTGTGGCGTTTGGGCATGGATTTATCGGTCCACTGGTTCGGCCGACGGAGGCTGGCTGCTCCTTCTGTGCGGATATGCGCACGCTGATGGCAGACGTCGACAGGCGTGAGATGTGGCAGTTTCGCATGCAGCTTGCGACGGGTGGGGGCCTTGATCGAGACGTGTGGGCGACGCGGACTGGGCTGTTGCACATGGCGAATGCATTGGTGGCGGAAGTCGAGCGGATACTCTGCGACATCGACGCGTGCCGCGTGGTCGATCACGTCATTTGTACAAACTTAAGCACTTTCGACACCGAGCGTCACTTCATTTTGCCGAACGCAGCCTGCCCGGTCTGTGGGACATTGCCTGACGATTCCCCAGAAGCTGCCGTCATTCCATTGGACGCCAGCCCGAAGGTGAACAAAAACAGCTTTCGCAGCCGCTCCATCCAGGCCTTGGCGAGTAAGCTCGCGCATGACTACCTGGACTACGGGGCGGGGTTGCTCAACGGAAAGGTCCAGGACCTCATCACGCCATTTGCGGCAGTGAGTGTCAATCTTCCGCTCCTGCTTGGCGATGAGGGCACCTCTGGCCGGGCTCACTCATATGAGGAATGCGAAGTGACGGCCATCCTGGAGGGGCTCGAACGCTACTGTGGATTGGAGCCTCGCGGAAAACAGACGGTGGTCTGCGACACATACGCCAATCTGAAAGACTGCGCGCTCGACCCGAGGACGGTCGGCTTGCACGACCCCCGACACTACCTGCGCCCCGACTTCCCGTTTCAAGCGTTTGACGACGATCTGGCGATGGATTGGGTGTGGGGGTACTCCCTGACGAGCCATCGGCCCATTCTCGTCCCGCAGCGGTTTGCCTATTACAGTCTCGGCGGTGGTGACGGGGTTGTCTACGAGACGTCCAACGGGTGTGCGCTTGGCGGCACGCTGGTCGAGGCCATCTTTCACGGAATCCTCGAAATCGTCGAGCGCGACGCGTTCCTCATGACGTGGTACGCCAAGTTACCGCTACCGGCCATCGACCTGGCGGGTAGCCCCGACATCGAGTTGCAGTGGATGATCGAGCGCATTCGATCCACTGCAGGATACGATCTCCATTGCTTCAACGCGACGATGGAAAACGGCATCCCGACGGTCTTCGTGATTGCCAAGAATAGACGGGCAAGCGGTTTGCACCTGCTGTGCTCGGCAGGTGCGCATCTCGATCCGATGCGAGCCATCAAAGGCGCCATTCAGGAGACGGCCGGTATGCTGCTCCGATTTGACGAAAAGCTGGAGGCAGAGCGAGACACCTACTTGCGCATGTTGCACGAGCCGGCATTGGTTCAACAGATGGGGGACCACTCGATGCTCTATGGATTGCCAGAAGCTGAGCAGAGGCTCGGTTTTTTGCTGGAGGGCGAGCGGTCGGTGCAGACCATCGAGGAGGCCTTTCACTGGGGTGCCGTACACAGCGATCTGAGGGATGACCTACAGGATCTACTGGACGCGTTTGAACGCTTACAGCTCGACGTCATCGTCGTCAATCAGACATCCCCCGAACTGGAGCGAAATGGCCTGTACTGTGTAAAAGTGATCATCCCCGGCATGTTACCAATGACTTTTGGCTACCACCTGACGCGTTTAGAGCATTTGGATAGGGTTTTGACGGTGCCGATGACACTCGGTTACACCGACAAACCACTGACGCGGGACCAACTGAATTCCCATCCGCACCCATTCCCGTAA
- a CDS encoding SagB family peptide dehydrogenase, whose protein sequence is MQLDEFLHNLHFDIDNVRPVDVDVDWEDAPLPFKLYQNLPATPLSFDACTELSASRRTARRAVRLQEIGNFFWYSYGLTQLCHVMLPADDGEARSNVMQMLRRYVPSGGALYPSELYAYLKVDDVSPGIYHYDVAHHRFVLLREGNFDLYLERALGHRCQLESCFGALFVSTMFWKNFYKYHNFSYRLQALDAGALIGQLLEVAKRFGYASAVYFQFLDRAIQHLLGLRDEEESVYAVIPLACAEGSIARCDGNTNAVDTVESAQELCQELVGLEHRHYSKSVRKGKYPLLLQMNEAAMLHTTERFTQMPTSGTESNPAGEGAIDLPAAQRSQGDFATACRRRFSPALDFVQGHIDVRELSAIMSETMLSFAYDNDIDPNGQEFDPRVSLASCVHGVEGLNDGAYLYDFKRHGLQLLQSGDHRLRLQEGLSMPTVNFFQVPLCFHLVGSRDRYQVFGYRGYRMQQMEVGMCLQRLLLSASARGLGGHPLLGYDEGACDDIYNFEAQGKTCLIEVPVGHYRKTARFEGALYW, encoded by the coding sequence ATGCAACTCGATGAATTCCTGCACAACCTTCATTTTGACATCGACAACGTGCGGCCCGTGGATGTAGATGTCGATTGGGAGGATGCGCCGCTTCCTTTCAAACTTTATCAGAATCTGCCTGCCACACCGCTGTCGTTCGACGCATGTACCGAGTTGAGTGCGAGTCGAAGGACGGCCAGGCGGGCTGTTCGCCTTCAGGAAATCGGGAATTTTTTCTGGTACAGCTATGGCCTGACGCAACTGTGCCACGTCATGTTACCGGCTGATGACGGGGAAGCGCGATCGAACGTCATGCAGATGTTGCGGCGGTACGTGCCATCTGGCGGTGCGCTCTATCCGAGCGAATTGTACGCCTATCTGAAAGTGGACGATGTGAGTCCCGGCATCTACCATTACGACGTAGCGCACCACCGCTTCGTGCTGCTGCGCGAAGGGAACTTTGACCTGTACTTGGAACGGGCATTGGGTCATCGGTGTCAGCTGGAATCCTGTTTCGGCGCGCTGTTTGTCTCGACGATGTTTTGGAAGAACTTCTACAAATATCACAACTTTTCGTATCGGTTGCAGGCGCTCGACGCCGGTGCATTGATTGGACAGCTGCTCGAAGTGGCGAAACGGTTTGGCTACGCTTCCGCCGTCTACTTTCAGTTTCTCGACAGAGCCATCCAGCACTTGTTGGGACTTCGTGACGAGGAAGAATCCGTATACGCGGTGATCCCCCTGGCTTGTGCGGAGGGCTCCATCGCTCGTTGCGACGGCAATACGAACGCGGTGGATACCGTTGAATCGGCCCAGGAGCTTTGCCAAGAGCTGGTCGGACTCGAGCACCGGCATTACAGCAAATCCGTCAGAAAAGGTAAGTATCCGCTACTCCTCCAAATGAATGAGGCAGCGATGCTCCACACGACGGAGCGTTTCACGCAGATGCCGACGTCTGGGACCGAGTCCAATCCTGCGGGTGAAGGCGCGATCGACCTGCCTGCGGCACAGCGCTCGCAGGGCGATTTTGCCACGGCGTGTCGGCGGCGATTTTCACCTGCGCTCGACTTTGTGCAAGGGCATATCGACGTAAGGGAACTCTCCGCGATTATGTCGGAAACGATGCTGTCGTTTGCCTATGACAACGACATTGATCCAAATGGACAGGAGTTTGATCCGAGGGTGTCGCTAGCGAGCTGTGTGCACGGCGTCGAGGGCCTAAATGACGGTGCCTATCTCTACGACTTCAAACGCCATGGGCTGCAGCTTCTCCAGAGCGGAGATCATCGGCTGCGACTTCAAGAAGGCCTGTCGATGCCAACCGTCAATTTCTTTCAAGTGCCGTTGTGCTTCCACTTGGTCGGCTCGCGCGACAGGTATCAAGTGTTTGGCTATCGCGGGTATCGCATGCAACAGATGGAGGTCGGGATGTGTTTGCAGCGTTTGCTCTTGTCCGCGTCAGCACGTGGTCTCGGCGGACACCCGTTGCTCGGCTACGACGAGGGCGCGTGTGACGATATCTACAACTTTGAGGCGCAGGGAAAGACCTGCCTTATCGAAGTGCCAGTGGGGCATTACCGAAAGACGGCGCGATTCGAGGGCGCCCTCTACTGGTGA
- a CDS encoding acyltransferase has protein sequence MAKRHLYEIDFMRALIMFAVVCVHVTTVYFTMAAYNTPLFFAFGAAITSLHFTRESFMLITGIVLFVTYYDRPFRLVDFWKKRFLLIGIPYLVWTVAYIVFKGLYYPLEHYWDPADMSKNFIRSMLTGNQYYLYFLFVTIQLYILFPLILVGLRKFKRYHLHIFIGSFVLQLLLMALCKFVIPGIPANGLPPVVEKIVEYREQFILTYQFWYVGGGIIACHYDQIKQYIERHAASVVLALLASVGILWIHFFADIFVLGESEPTAQMVVQPIMIPYSLVISIALLCVGVAWARRRSKPAWQPLTRFIKTASNASFGILLIQPILIVYVERVLQIVTTSGASKWLHYGLWPVSILFVYLAAMVLSHGLSRIPFVSYVVGRKSQLVKPVRQPTASM, from the coding sequence GTGGCCAAACGGCATCTCTACGAGATTGATTTCATGCGCGCGCTGATCATGTTCGCAGTCGTCTGTGTACACGTGACCACCGTGTACTTTACGATGGCTGCCTACAACACCCCGTTGTTTTTTGCGTTCGGGGCCGCCATCACCTCGCTGCACTTCACGCGCGAATCGTTCATGCTGATCACAGGCATCGTTCTATTCGTGACCTATTATGACAGGCCTTTTCGGTTGGTGGATTTCTGGAAGAAGAGGTTTCTTCTCATCGGGATTCCCTATCTCGTATGGACAGTGGCCTACATCGTCTTTAAGGGGCTCTACTACCCTTTAGAACATTATTGGGATCCGGCCGACATGTCCAAAAACTTCATCCGCTCCATGCTGACCGGGAACCAGTACTATCTCTATTTCCTATTCGTGACCATCCAATTGTATATTCTGTTTCCCCTCATCTTGGTGGGTCTTCGCAAGTTCAAGCGGTACCACCTGCACATTTTCATCGGCAGCTTCGTCCTGCAGCTTTTGCTCATGGCCCTGTGCAAATTTGTGATCCCAGGGATCCCGGCGAATGGGCTGCCGCCTGTGGTAGAGAAAATCGTCGAGTATCGGGAGCAGTTCATTCTTACATACCAGTTCTGGTATGTGGGCGGCGGCATCATCGCGTGTCACTACGACCAAATCAAGCAGTACATTGAACGTCATGCTGCATCCGTCGTGTTGGCGTTGTTGGCCAGCGTCGGCATCCTGTGGATCCACTTCTTCGCGGATATCTTCGTCCTCGGCGAGTCGGAGCCGACCGCCCAAATGGTCGTGCAACCGATCATGATCCCGTACAGCCTCGTCATCTCCATAGCCCTGCTCTGCGTAGGCGTCGCATGGGCCCGCCGCAGGTCGAAACCAGCGTGGCAGCCTCTGACCCGATTCATCAAGACGGCGTCCAACGCGTCGTTCGGCATCCTGCTCATCCAGCCTATTCTCATTGTCTACGTCGAGCGGGTACTCCAAATCGTGACGACCTCCGGCGCCTCGAAGTGGTTGCACTACGGGCTGTGGCCAGTGTCCATCCTATTTGTCTACCTGGCGGCGATGGTACTGTCGCACGGGTTGAGTCGGATCCCTTTTGTGTCGTACGTGGTCGGCCGCAAATCCCAACTGGTCAAGCCGGTCAGACAGCCCACCGCCTCCATGTAG
- a CDS encoding multidrug efflux SMR transporter, giving the protein MAWIYLFFGIVAEVCGTTSMKLSRGFSKLTPSIALFVFYGLSLVLVNLALKRLEVSVAYAVWSAVGTAIMATIGILYFKEPFSVLKVASLALIVLGVIGLNLSSR; this is encoded by the coding sequence ATGGCGTGGATTTACTTGTTCTTTGGGATTGTGGCCGAGGTCTGTGGGACGACGTCGATGAAGCTGTCGCGGGGGTTTAGCAAACTAACGCCCTCCATCGCCCTGTTCGTGTTCTATGGATTGAGTCTGGTTCTCGTCAACCTTGCGCTCAAGCGCCTCGAGGTGAGTGTGGCCTACGCCGTCTGGTCCGCAGTCGGAACTGCGATCATGGCCACCATCGGCATCCTCTATTTCAAAGAGCCGTTCAGTGTGCTGAAAGTCGCATCGCTCGCGCTGATCGTGCTCGGCGTCATCGGACTGAATCTCAGCTCTCGTTAA
- a CDS encoding sigma-70 family RNA polymerase sigma factor yields MNDEDEQLVTRMIRRETDALAAVIDKYGPAVTTLTRRILQAGYSEGDIEECVSDAFVRAWQTAADYRPDKSSVRTWLLMTAKYTALDFRRKHRSQGIQVAIPPDDISQTGGDNPVEQAVLSREEWAEFCAAVSELNEIDKRIFYQRYVLYESIEQIANGLSTTRQAIDNRLWRIRRALKQRLHHLDCGGGI; encoded by the coding sequence GTGAACGATGAAGATGAGCAGTTGGTGACCCGTATGATCCGGCGGGAGACCGACGCACTTGCCGCCGTCATCGACAAGTACGGGCCTGCTGTGACGACGTTGACCCGACGCATTCTACAAGCCGGGTACAGCGAGGGAGACATCGAGGAGTGCGTCAGTGACGCGTTTGTGCGCGCTTGGCAGACGGCCGCTGATTACCGTCCGGACAAGAGCAGCGTTCGAACGTGGCTTTTGATGACCGCCAAGTATACAGCGCTCGACTTTCGCCGCAAACATCGCAGCCAGGGCATACAGGTGGCCATCCCCCCCGATGACATCAGCCAGACAGGTGGCGACAACCCGGTCGAACAGGCTGTCCTGTCGCGTGAGGAATGGGCGGAATTTTGTGCGGCAGTGTCTGAGTTGAACGAAATCGATAAGCGCATTTTCTACCAGCGCTACGTTCTGTACGAATCGATTGAACAAATTGCAAACGGGCTTTCGACAACGCGCCAGGCGATAGACAACCGCCTGTGGCGGATTCGCCGGGCATTGAAGCAACGATTGCACCATCTCGACTGTGGAGGGGGAATCTAG
- a CDS encoding glycerophosphodiester phosphodiesterase family protein produces MNRGITLSGHEAAVQKVLAQHGLLRIAHRGASATAPENTMHAFRQAIADGADMIELDVRLSKDGSLVILHDEYLNRTTSGCGLVCETHVDEIRRLDAGSWFQPQFAGARVPTLEEVLSQFPDTCFNVELKTFPLHRCTELVEGVLKAIAEAGAWARVLISSFDHAALQTARALSPDVLLGALYCGRLWSPFALAEDLQLTSFHPDVASLEPLFIAEAQARGYHVLTWTVRSLEMLEWSMMHQVDGVILDDVKLGMV; encoded by the coding sequence ATGAATAGAGGAATCACATTGTCAGGACACGAGGCGGCCGTACAGAAGGTGCTCGCGCAGCATGGGCTGTTGCGCATTGCCCACCGCGGCGCGAGCGCGACGGCACCTGAAAACACGATGCACGCATTCCGACAGGCGATTGCCGATGGAGCCGACATGATTGAATTGGACGTCCGGCTATCCAAAGACGGGAGTCTCGTTATCCTCCACGATGAGTACCTGAACCGCACCACAAGCGGATGCGGGCTGGTCTGTGAGACACACGTGGACGAGATCCGCCGACTCGATGCCGGATCGTGGTTCCAGCCGCAGTTCGCGGGGGCCCGCGTCCCGACCTTGGAAGAGGTACTCAGTCAGTTCCCAGACACCTGCTTCAACGTCGAACTGAAGACGTTCCCGCTTCATCGCTGCACCGAGCTTGTGGAAGGCGTACTCAAAGCCATCGCGGAAGCAGGCGCATGGGCCCGCGTCCTCATTTCCTCCTTCGATCACGCCGCGCTCCAGACGGCCCGCGCGTTGAGTCCGGACGTCTTGCTTGGCGCGCTGTACTGCGGACGGCTGTGGTCCCCGTTCGCTTTGGCTGAGGACTTGCAATTGACGAGTTTTCATCCGGACGTCGCGTCCCTCGAACCCTTGTTTATCGCCGAAGCCCAGGCAAGGGGATACCACGTTCTGACATGGACCGTCAGAAGCTTGGAGATGCTCGAGTGGTCGATGATGCATCAGGTGGATGGCGTCATTTTAGACGATGTGAAATTGGGGATGGTTTAA
- a CDS encoding sigma 54-interacting transcriptional regulator, with product MSKIVIIAPSKEFADTIRSVVDERRFKIYAPEGDRDFSFEETIPIAKHEERLGAQVIVTRGGQATLLKQIVSIPVVEVKMTILDILRTVHTLKTRYRRIGLIGVENIICDYRELGSYIDIQIYPVFSYEQDLDARVQQALADQVEFVVGDGMSIDYAKRFGLFGIKLMPSSASVQEAIELAENLVRARFLEGTKNEQFRMVLETAQDAILIISEDAHVLLANQRAIHLLQQDRADIIHRPIDDVLKREPSLLQLVDQSQEFREEIVHVRNFVLSVSKRRIMVAENPIGWVLTLQDVTQIQKLEQSIRRKLNHTGFVARRRLDDLTAVSPTMQNVIEKIKHFSQTDSTALLLGETGTGKELIAQSIHNHSARKNRPFVPINCGALPGNLLESELFGYEPGAFTGANRNGKAGLFELAHTGTIFLDEIGEIPLELQSRLLRVIQEREVMRVGGSSIIPIDVRIIAATHRNLQADVRCGRFRADLFYRLHILPIPIPPLRARREDIPSLVDALLAKTCERYRCVTPRLPTRFIEQLTNYDWPGNIRELENVLERIVVLLTAGMPETDVLGEIAAELTAEQDTAALTPEPPHTEDSRCALDGTLEDIERRVILQQLARFGGNKELTAKRLGISRATLWRKLKENE from the coding sequence TTGAGCAAGATCGTCATTATCGCACCCTCAAAAGAGTTTGCCGACACCATTCGATCCGTCGTCGACGAACGCAGGTTCAAGATTTACGCCCCTGAGGGCGATCGCGATTTTTCCTTCGAGGAGACCATCCCCATCGCCAAGCACGAAGAGCGATTGGGTGCACAGGTCATCGTCACGCGCGGTGGTCAGGCGACCCTGTTGAAACAGATCGTCAGCATTCCCGTCGTCGAGGTGAAGATGACGATTCTGGACATCCTGCGCACCGTTCATACCCTGAAAACCAGATATCGACGCATCGGTCTCATCGGTGTAGAGAACATCATTTGCGATTATCGAGAACTGGGCAGTTACATCGATATCCAAATATACCCTGTCTTCTCGTATGAACAGGATTTAGACGCACGGGTGCAGCAGGCCCTTGCGGATCAAGTGGAATTCGTCGTCGGAGATGGCATGTCCATCGACTACGCCAAGCGATTTGGCCTCTTTGGCATCAAACTAATGCCTTCCAGCGCCAGCGTGCAGGAAGCCATCGAGCTCGCGGAAAACCTCGTCCGAGCCCGTTTTTTGGAAGGTACAAAAAATGAACAGTTTCGCATGGTGCTCGAAACAGCCCAAGACGCCATTCTGATCATCTCCGAGGACGCGCACGTTCTACTTGCGAATCAGCGCGCAATCCACCTGTTGCAACAGGATCGCGCCGACATCATCCACCGCCCAATTGACGATGTTCTCAAGCGCGAACCGAGTTTGTTGCAATTGGTCGACCAATCACAAGAGTTCCGCGAGGAAATTGTCCACGTCCGCAACTTCGTGCTATCCGTGTCGAAGCGCAGGATTATGGTTGCCGAAAATCCCATCGGATGGGTTTTGACGCTCCAGGACGTCACCCAAATTCAAAAGCTGGAGCAGAGCATTCGGCGCAAGCTGAATCACACCGGATTTGTCGCCAGGCGCAGACTGGACGACTTGACTGCCGTGTCGCCGACCATGCAAAACGTGATCGAAAAAATTAAGCATTTTAGCCAAACGGACTCCACTGCGTTGCTGTTGGGGGAAACCGGGACGGGGAAGGAATTGATCGCGCAGAGCATCCACAACCACAGCGCTCGCAAGAATCGGCCGTTTGTGCCGATCAACTGCGGCGCCCTGCCGGGCAACTTGCTCGAGAGCGAACTGTTCGGGTACGAGCCGGGTGCCTTTACAGGTGCGAACCGCAACGGCAAGGCGGGTCTCTTCGAACTCGCGCATACGGGCACGATCTTCCTGGATGAGATCGGCGAGATCCCACTGGAACTGCAATCCCGACTCCTGCGCGTCATTCAGGAACGGGAAGTGATGCGCGTGGGTGGAAGCTCCATCATTCCGATCGACGTGCGGATTATCGCGGCGACGCACAGGAATTTGCAGGCAGATGTCCGTTGCGGAAGATTTCGCGCAGACCTGTTCTATCGCCTGCACATCCTCCCCATTCCAATTCCCCCGCTGCGGGCGCGCAGAGAGGATATACCATCGCTCGTCGACGCGCTATTGGCGAAGACCTGTGAACGGTATCGATGTGTGACACCGCGCTTGCCGACGCGATTCATCGAGCAACTGACGAATTACGACTGGCCAGGGAACATCAGAGAACTGGAGAACGTCCTGGAGCGCATTGTCGTCCTCCTCACCGCTGGAATGCCGGAGACGGACGTATTGGGAGAAATCGCAGCTGAGTTGACAGCAGAGCAGGACACGGCGGCACTGACGCCTGAGCCTCCGCACACAGAGGACAGCCGTTGTGCGCTCGACGGGACGCTCGAGGATATCGAGCGGCGGGTCATCCTGCAGCAATTGGCCCGCTTTGGCGGCAACAAGGAGCTGACCGCTAAGCGTCTGGGAATCAGTCGGGCCACGCTGTGGAGGAAGCTGAAGGAGAACGAATGA
- a CDS encoding class II aldolase/adducin family protein, producing the protein MKFDQTDIAKQLIDTGTYMLANQLAWGTSGNLSARIDERHMIITASGTEMGNLGPSDFALCDFTEGTWEGARKPSKEVPMHTGIYQTRDDANVVLHSSPFYTTLIASSEESIISELFIETMYFLEDVAYVDYYHPGTAKLGDAVREQAENAHVIILKNHGVILFDDSFADATMRLETLEMACRMIVTAKSAGIALTKIPDTVVRDFLESARYKPRKNVKRT; encoded by the coding sequence GTGAAATTTGACCAGACAGATATTGCGAAGCAGTTGATCGATACCGGGACATACATGCTCGCCAATCAACTGGCGTGGGGAACGTCAGGGAATTTGAGCGCGCGCATCGATGAACGGCACATGATCATCACGGCATCTGGCACAGAGATGGGGAACTTGGGACCGAGCGACTTTGCCTTGTGCGATTTTACCGAGGGCACGTGGGAAGGCGCCCGCAAACCGTCCAAGGAAGTGCCGATGCACACGGGCATTTATCAGACGCGCGACGACGCCAATGTGGTGCTCCATTCGTCGCCGTTTTACACGACCTTGATCGCATCCAGTGAAGAGTCCATCATCTCTGAACTGTTTATTGAGACGATGTACTTCCTCGAGGACGTCGCGTACGTCGATTACTACCACCCTGGCACAGCAAAGCTTGGCGATGCTGTCCGGGAGCAGGCTGAAAACGCACACGTGATCATTTTGAAAAATCACGGCGTCATCCTATTTGACGATTCGTTTGCAGATGCCACGATGCGCCTGGAGACCCTCGAGATGGCATGCCGGATGATTGTGACGGCCAAGTCGGCAGGCATTGCACTCACGAAAATTCCGGATACCGTGGTCAGAGACTTCTTGGAAAGCGCCAGGTATAAGCCGCGCAAGAACGTAAAGCGGACGTGA
- a CDS encoding alcohol dehydrogenase catalytic domain-containing protein produces the protein MKAVMIESPYTVVVKDVESAPLGDDEVRIQVKAAGICGSDIHAYKGLHPFRKPPVIIGHEISGEVVEVGRCVTRVKVGDKVTVEPQAGCGKCEHCLQGRVNYCDNRQAPGIGKWYGTMAENFVAPEHVVFVLPKDMDHKLGALAEPLAVGVHAVRRANIQVGDKVAVLGAGPIGLLALAVAKEAGATTILATDVFDYCLDSAKSLGATHTINIAGKDDWVEEAQAFIGGQFDKVLIAVGVPGIVNQAISLVKKGGRIVTIAMFHGEQSLDIMQLQGQEKELVGCFCYTRQDTIAAVALLASGRIQSDAIVTHVLPYDQAANGFRMVDKKEDNSLKILVTF, from the coding sequence ATGAAAGCGGTTATGATCGAGAGTCCGTACACCGTTGTGGTGAAGGACGTGGAAAGTGCACCACTTGGCGATGACGAGGTCCGCATTCAGGTGAAGGCGGCTGGGATATGTGGGTCAGACATTCACGCCTACAAGGGACTTCATCCGTTTCGCAAGCCGCCCGTGATCATTGGGCACGAGATCTCCGGTGAAGTGGTTGAGGTAGGCCGCTGTGTCACCCGCGTCAAAGTAGGCGACAAGGTGACGGTTGAACCACAGGCTGGTTGCGGGAAGTGTGAGCATTGTCTGCAGGGGCGCGTGAATTACTGCGACAACCGCCAGGCGCCCGGCATTGGGAAATGGTATGGCACAATGGCGGAAAATTTCGTGGCGCCAGAACACGTGGTGTTTGTTTTGCCGAAAGACATGGATCACAAGCTAGGCGCCTTGGCAGAGCCGCTTGCGGTCGGCGTCCACGCGGTGCGCCGCGCGAACATTCAAGTCGGCGACAAAGTGGCAGTGCTTGGCGCGGGTCCGATTGGACTATTGGCCCTCGCGGTGGCCAAAGAAGCGGGTGCCACGACCATTCTGGCCACGGACGTGTTCGACTACTGTCTCGACAGCGCGAAATCACTCGGGGCAACGCATACCATCAACATCGCTGGCAAAGACGATTGGGTCGAGGAAGCACAAGCGTTCATTGGTGGCCAATTCGACAAGGTGCTGATTGCAGTCGGGGTTCCCGGTATCGTGAATCAGGCGATCTCGCTTGTCAAAAAGGGCGGCCGAATTGTCACCATCGCGATGTTTCACGGTGAACAATCGCTCGACATCATGCAGTTGCAGGGCCAGGAGAAGGAATTGGTGGGCTGTTTCTGCTACACGCGCCAGGACACCATCGCCGCAGTTGCGCTATTGGCCTCTGGGAGAATTCAAAGCGACGCGATCGTCACACATGTATTGCCATACGACCAGGCAGCGAATGGCTTTAGAATGGTAGACAAGAAAGAGGATAACTCCCTCAAAATTCTAGTTACCTTTTGA